The Melitaea cinxia chromosome 8, ilMelCinx1.1, whole genome shotgun sequence genomic interval gccagtagttggatggttatcccgccaccggtcggctttttaagttccaaggtggtagcggaactgtgttataccttagtcgcctcttacgatacccacgggaagagagggggtcgctatattctttagtaccgtagccacaagTACATCAACTACATAGTACCAACTATTTACTTGTACCGTCTTACTGCTGCTATTCACTTTtctctttgatttattttccatttcgcagttgaatatttataaaattaaatactcaCTTTTTCTGCTAGTATTTGTACAATTAACGACACAGCAACTCCGGTTAGcggttactaattttattaaaatattattactgataaaaaattaaaatgttcacgTGTATTTTATACGACATTCTTAAAAACAGAGTCGTTTAGTACAAAAATTAACCACTGTGTACGTTAGTTTCGATTCGGCTCACCCCATCATGACTTCGCACCTAGCGAATAACTAGCGGACAATTAAGACGCTTCTAATGATACCTCATTTGTCTAAATACGACAAGAAGTTTGAGAAATGCAAGGGAATAGATGAACATACATACGTCATGGACTGCTAAAATTATAATCCTCCTTTTGGCTTTGCTGTAGTcgggtaataaataaaattgacttCACAGCTTATTCATTCACACAACTtaagttaatttgttttatctattttctttttttttctatctttttttaatatttgaatgatttttgtatgatttttaatgattagatcataaaaatcatcaaacaaTCAGatcataaatatcataaaaaaattatatttttaattttcccaagcagttaaaattaatttgccgAAATAATAATTTCCTGAAGTTAGAAGTCGTTGCCTAAAAAAACTAACTGgttttaaagaaaatgtttattacttataataaatatagtatcgttgaaaaaaaaaggttttataaattactagctgactcggcaaacgttgtcttgccgcttaacgctatttaaaaatagggctTTGTAGTAGATCGGTGAAAATTTagaattgtatgtatttttcaacgcaaaatcataataaaataaaaaataaagaatttatctaaatattaaaaaaaattttagaggTGGaccaaatttcatgagaatcgatcaagccgtttcgaaggagtttaactacaaacaccgcgatacgagaattttatacattagattaatttatttaaccatAGTTTTGATATCGATGtggaaattgttttaaatatcgatatcaaaatcaattaaatcattgttttcttatttctttAATATCGATTGtgaatactttatttaataattataataaaagtttctAGCTGGCTAGTTGACTACTACATTGACTATGTAATTAcaatatataggtacctatttttattaaataataacaagactTTGGTAGTTGAGCTTGAGCCGTTCTGTCATTGATTGTCATTGATTACTGATTATTGAAATATGAATTATAATCAGTACTTCAGTAGGTATAATAAAGTTGTTGTTTGAAATTGCCGCCGAAACAAAATACTCGTCAAGTGTAATATTAACttgaagaaaatatatttaaaaattaaggctGAAATATGAGCAAGCGAAAAAATCATTCAGAAAACGATAACCTTAATAGagatttttgtgattttttgatGGAATTAGCAGATTATGAAAAGAATGTGAGTCGTAATATTCATAAATTCAATGCGTATAAAAAAGCAGCAAGCGTTTTAGCATCACATAGTAAACGAATTGAATCAGGAGAAGaagctaaaaaattaaatggcaTAGGAGAGAAAATTTCGAAGAAAATTGATGAATTTTTGCAAACAGGTAAACtaagaaaattagaaaatatacatCAAGATGAAAATGCACAAGCTCTTAGTTTGTTGACAAGAGTATCGGGTATAGGACCAGTCAAGGCTGCAGAACTTCTTAATGCTGGTATAAAGACGTTAGATGATTtaaggaataataaaaataaacttaaccaTCACCAACTTATTGGattaaagtaagtaaataagCTGTTTATCATGGAAGTATATATACCTTAAACAACTTATAAGTATCCTTTCCACAGAAAaggtaaaaagaaaattatgctTTGGACATAAAAGACATCTCTGGTATAAGAACTATCTCTCAGTTTGACAACTCATATTTCTAGAGCTGACACACTGGCTTAAGAAGACAGCCTCTAGGACTGAAGCTGTTATCGAAAAACTGCTAAGCAGGCTCAACAGCTTAAATATAAGTCTCTTATcacaaatttaatattgtagtgTCAAAAAATTTAGTAGGtccaaaacttttttaaaaatatttaataattactgtCTGAGACTTACCTAGACCTATTAATTTAtacctttataatttttaaataatatatatatttttttgtattattaatataaaatccagtagatattttaatactacagaAGGTAAGCAAACTTAAATCTGAGACTTTGTCAAAAAACATTTTCGTTTCCATGtaagttaaaaagtttaatactTATCTCGGTACCTTACCCGTGAGTTTCCAAGAATATATGTttctacataattaatttttttcagatACTTTGAAGACTTTGAAAAAAAGATCCCTAGATCAGAGGTTCAGAAAATAGAAACTATAATTCGAACTGAGATTACAAATTTAGACACTCAGTACACGATTACTATTTGTGGTAGTTACAggttataaaatagttttataactatttttgcCAATGAAGAATTTGTAGCTGAAAATAGTAGGTTACTGGCTACTTAAAGTATCTATAAATAAcaggaaaattaaaatttaattttttaaaataaaaccaacaGCTCCCTTATTAGTTAAAGGATTGggatcaaattatttatttaaattttaattattcttcttGTTAATAGAAgttaattataactatataattgtttatttattattatttaaattgaaaaagattaaaataaaaaagagaaatTAAGACCCAGTTTATTTCAACTAAATCTAATGTTTATGAGCaaggttattttatattaaaaaaaagccttaggaaattatttatttattttcttaaggaattataattttcattcttTTAGCTCAGTAGAAAATAGTACTTTAGCGTGTAAGACAGAAACAACTTTAATGTCCAGCTGCTAGTTTTAGCTTCATGTgaaacataacattttatttaattcaaattaattgcTTTATGTTTGACAAGTTTGGTAACGTTAATCACATTTTTAGACGAGGAAAATTAGAAAGTGGTGATATAGATGCTCTGATTACTCACCCTTCACTTATAATAAATAGTGAAAAGAACAAAGGCCACAACAAATTGCTAAAAAGTATAGTAACAGCTTTAAACGATCTTATTACCGACACAATATCAATGGGTGATACTAAATTTATGGTAAGAGTTGATTAGTGTATactaacatataaattttcttttattataaaaagcattttaatttttgtttcctttaataatattaatgcaaAGACTAACATGCAAATAATGTATTAGATTCTGAAAATAGaagttataattttcaaaaataaaaatttctttattcaagtagtttaaaatgtaattttcaatcattactacaaattaaaattatattggtttttaaataaattaattcttgCCAGTATGAACCCTCCACCAGAACCCCTGATTCAGACTTAAAATGCAGATTTTGAATCTGAATCAGAAGCAAGAAACTCAGCAGttactgttttatatttatgttggtAGACCTATACATATAGCAATATTAAGTCtctgtacatatttatattaagtctATAATTACATTTTCCATAACAGTATTCTTTTATCAGGGAGTGTGTCGTTTATCTAATGAGCATCCATTTCGGCGTTTGGACATACGTCTCATTCCCAACGAGCAATATTACTGCGCCGTGCTTTACTTCACAGGAAGTGATGTCTTTAATAAACAAATGAGGACACACGCTCTTGAGAATGGTTTCACTCTTAATGAATATTTCTTAAGACCGATAGGAGTAACCGGTGAGAAAAACATCCTTTATCAATGTTCTATTATTTATGTCTGCTTATCCTTACACTAATCGTATAAATACAACGAATATTAATGCAAAATCATTATATATAGTAATTgactttttaattactatactAATTTCAATAGTtagcatataaatatatcacaaaTACAAAAACTCGAGttagataaagtaaaataaaatccaattaTTTCTTAGTATGCAGTGCAATGttgtatattttcatttagttCTCTTACCCGAcactaataacaaaataaacatatatgtgTACACAACAATTTTcacttatttgaaaaaaaaaatagtcaaattatTACACAGAACACAATatgactatttattttatattagttatttcACAGTTTTGTCACAgatatggattgtgcctgttgcgctggcggttgtgggttcgatccccgcacatgacaaacatttgtattggccatacaggtgtttgccatggtctgggtgtttatgcagcccttgtgggtctcccctctgtgcctcggagagcacgttaagccgtcggttccggttgttatcatctacgcctgatagcgatcgttactcatattagggaatatatccgccaacccgcattggagcagcgtggtggattaagctctaatccttccccctacatggggaaagaggcctatgcccagtcgtgggatattacagggtgaAGTGTAGTAGGTACTTATAACTATGTTGAGATCTTAAATGACTGCTTAacatatcatattaaaataatttctacagGAGTTCCTGGTGAAGCAGTTCAAATTACTTCAGAAGAAGAAATTTTCGATTACATTAACTACCCATACAAAAAACCAGAAGAGAGAAATATGTaaatcatacattttaaaacttttatcagTTTCTGTTGTTACCATATAACACAACAACGCTTACTGCTACTGACTATTGTCACAATATAAATTACtgcaaataaacatttatatttttaacttatctACAAATGTCATCgtaatactttatatttaaaacaattatttacattatattcatAAGGTTTATTATGCACAATCTGTTTGGtttaattctttgtataaaacTATCTAATAATCGTAaacctgtattttttatttaacatactcTTATGGATATTGTAAATACCAATTgtgtaacattttaaattttagtagcATAAATTAGGTATTCATAAAGGCAATGGTAACTAAGCTTACAAATAAATGGGTTAAACGACTACGCAATTTGTtactttaaatgtaattaaaacgtTCCATTtcaattttactattaattatttatattggaaCACTTTCTAAAACCGCCTCGTAATGTAATCGCCTAGTAAATGATAATAAGATTTATCCTGAATTTATTGCTCACTACATTAGGTGTTGCCCAATGATAAGGTGATGTTTTTTTTAGCTACTTTTTAACAACCTGCCTCCCTTGGTGATATATGGTGATTAAATTTTGGTATGGTCATTGGAATCAACCGAAGTTTTAATCACCGCCTCGAATTGTGTGGGAGGGGGAGTGCACATGTGTGCCAAACGTGTCGTCGGTCGCGCGCCAGTGGCGGCTAGTCGTCGGGGTGCAGCAGGCGGTAGAGGTGCGAGGCGGGGTCGGCGAGCGCGTCGTTCGGCGCGCGCAGCTCCAGCTGGCGGCCGCCGCCCAGCACCAGCACGCGCGCGCACTCCAACACGCCTGTCAGCCGGTGCGCCACGAACACCACCTGAGGCAGGGCACGGCAGggaatatcctgttcaaaatctggaccagctcgactggggaagtacctcaacctaacagaagatcacagctaaataatactgctctcgagCAGTGctcctttggtgagtaaggtgaccagaattCCTGTATGATGGTACGATGTAGTCgtcaacgcgctttcgatgcttttggtgttgtatgcgtctataagctacggtattcgtTTATCAGGTGActcgtacgtttgtttgccttatggtatatatataaaaaagaaaaaactccACCGTGCTGCCTCCGAAGGAACAGCGGATCGTGTCGAGGATCACGCGCTCGCTCTCCGCGTCCAGGTTGGCCGTCGCCTCGTCCACGAGCAGCACCTGTAGATCGAgaatactttaataaatttcttgcaaataaatgttattattattatttatcattattataatcacGTCGTGTTCGTCCCGCCGGTTTGTGACTTCACTAGCCTAATTATATAAGAATTAACTCTTACGAGATAAAACTTCAGAGTAGCTTGAATGTTAAATATTGCCTTGGTAGaagaaatataacttttaatattgtGTTTGACCAACTCTTCTCTTACCATAGTCGATAAATGTGTTTACGCCAGCCTTTCCCAAAGTCGGCGATAACTCCCCTTTGTGGGCGCTTCAGGCTAAAAGGGGGGTGGTAAGAGACCCagaaaaaaatggtggcgttgtgtagagACTTGGGGGGCGATTTAAATCATCCTTCACAAGTTATGGtgggtttttttaaatattagaatcgattatgtttgttttattttgaataaaagataCTCTGTCAAAATACTATAAAGTAGCGTTTCAATAATCATTCTCATTAGCAGTTGTAGGCCGTAAGAATTAACTTGAGAACTGAGCGCCGCTGTGTACTACCTACTGAGCTCGggtctcaagttaactcttGCGGGTTAAAGTAAAAGTCTCGCTTAGAATTCATGTTTAATTTCCGCTAATACAGctcgcaataattaatttaatttgaagttacAGTGGTTTTTAAGTTGGTGAAAAAATGGGGGCactatgaaataatttattctcaaagtgGGCAGTAGACTAAAAAGTTTGACAACCCCTGGTATAcgcgcaaacaaaaaaaaaataccacttCAGTTTACATCGACAAGCGAGTGAAAGATAGTCAATACGCACGAGGGATAAGTCAAAAAGCACTCGTCCCGTTGGGGGCACAAAGCAAGAACCAGCATTCGacttacaataattgtgtttgctggcaaacgaaaaaaaacgacttcaattacatcgacaagtagtataacttttggagtaatctttgatagtgcgtatttactcgaccattttttcgtctacctacgttgtactacttgtcgataattgaagtcggtttttctccGTTTGCCTGCAAACTTAAAGACTTAAcacaaattaacacaaaatcaagAGACTTTCAGCCCGTGTCCATCGCcagagtattaattttttatgaagaaataaCAATTAAGACTGATTAAGTATGTTTAAAGACTGATAAACGTATGTTTGAAGATTAATTAATATGCAGTACTATACTTAATAAAGAAATGAAACCTTTGatgtttatcgataactatactTTACAACACTATGCAAAATTATACCTAAGGGTTGCTGGCGCTACAGGCACTTCACGCGAATGATTGCACGGCGGTTTAAAGggttaaaaaagaatcaacAAAACATTGTTTGCAGACAGTGAATGAAATGACAGTTGGCGAACCTTGGCTCGCTGCAGCAGCGCCCGGACGAGGCACAGCAGCTGCGCCTGGCCGCGCGCCaggccggcggcgggcgcgcgcaggccgccgcgcgccgccacGGCCGCCCGCGCGCCGCACGCGTCCAGCGCGCGCCACACCTCCGCGTCCAGGTACTGCCGCAGGGGGTCCACGTTCTCGCGTATGCTGCCCGTGAACACGAACGGCTCCTGGGGAATGATGCCGATGCGCGATCTGCGAACGGTAATCATTTTTGGCGGCCAATTCGCAGTGATAGAGGTCACGTCAAATATGTTAGTTATTTCTAAACATCATTAGGAGTTTAAATGTATATGTCGAAATGAGCAAATTTAAGCGAAAGTCGACATGAAATCTCGAGCTCTTCAAACTCTCTTAAAGTATCCGCAGCGTAGCGAAGCAGGTTACGTTCTGTTACCTGAGCGCGTGCAAGTGCAGCGTCGCGACGTCGACGCCGTCCACTAGCACGCGGCCGGAAGTACATGGCGCGAGGCGAAGTATTGCGCGTAACAGCGAGCTCTTGCCCGCCCCCGTGCGCCCCACCACTGCCAGCCGCTCGCTGGGGTGACTCGAAAACGTTAGCCCTCGCAGCGCCGCTTCACCCTCGCTTCTCCTGACGGCCAGAAAAAGGTCAGATTGTGATACAAAGTTTAGATGAAGTTTATCTAGAACATCAGACGTCTGTCCCTTTCAGCTTCGATCACATAaccttttaataatttaatctatCTTTTCTTTAACTATCTTTATAAACAACACtggcttttttatttaaaaaaagaaacaatatttaagtttctaaaattaaaataaatgtgattttttttaaatttatagtcaGTTTAAGGATCAACTCATTTAATGGTAATATTGCAGCAAAAATTGGTCAAACTTAACGTATCCCAACCAAACTAACGAGTTTAACAACACctcaaaagttattattaatctCTCTATCGAAagataatatagaaaaatagaAGCTAATTGATAAAAATCGAGCTTACCCGTATTTAAGGTAGACATCTTCAAAACTTATAACACCATGAGACGGCCAACCATATGGCGGCGCATCTCCATATATTTTCTCACTTTCAATCTGCCAAAAAAGTAAATAGGTTAaacatctatattaatattacaataattgtgtttgctcgcaaacgaaaaaaaaaccgacttcaattacattgacgagtaatacaacgtagatcgacgaaaaaatagtcaagtaactacgcgttatcaaatattactcaaaaagtagttatcagatctctataaaatttaaatgtgaccacatgataaacatccgctttcgataaaattaaaaattatcaaaatcggtacacccagtaaaaagttattgcggattttcgagagtttccctcgatttctctgggatcccatcatcagatcctggtttctttatcatggtagcaaactagggatatctccttcccaacaaaaaaagaaatatcaaaatcggtacatccagtagaaagttatgcggtataatacaacgtaggtcgacgaaaaaagcgtcaagtaaaaacgcattattagatataactcgaaaactagttgttagatctcaaataaatttaaatggggccaattggcacacaccacctttcgatttaaaaaaaaatgtcgaaatcggtccacccggtcaaaagttctgatgtaacatacataaaaaaatacagtcgaattgagaacctcctccttttgtggaagtcggttaaaaatgaagagTTTGTTCGATCTACAATTTCAGGAActgctggttcgaattgaaaaattcttttgcgTTGAATAGTCAATTTATCGATTAAGGctttaggctatataacatcataCTACGACGAACAGGAACTGAGAATTTAtaagaaatgttacgaaaatgggaaaaaatgttcttttttgagagcttccgttgcgtgcgctgcgtaaatgGTAAAAGCTAAAACTATGTATGACGCAAATGATTGccattaaaaattctaaaaaaagtccgcgagaGCTCTTAAAGGTTAATTCACTGGTTTTATACACATGATATAAATCTGTATCCACATAAATACGTTATTCGTCACGAGTATTTCTTTCTGAACCAATTTGTGCTTGGGTTTCTTGATATGATTTGATTTCAATTAATATCTTAGAAGATACCATAGCTTTAAAATAACTGAAACGAATTCAtgagtaaaaaaaatgaaaaggtgattttattgcattaatAAAGCCAGGCATATGAATTCTTACGAATGAAAATACTTCATCAAGAAGGCAATTTTATGTAGATAAACTGTCCTTTACAACATTTAATTTGGACGAATAATTTAagagataatgtaaaatcaaatgaaatgaCGAAGCATCGTGCCGCGCGCTTGTGTACCACCAAATGTGAGTCGTACGGATTCGACAGTAAGGGTTTTAAGAGATTCATCGCGGGTATACAAACTAGAAAGACGTTTAAAGAACCTCTCGCATTTAAAATTTGAGAACTTTTCGAATAATGACATTTGAGTACTAAAATTGTGCTAAATCGTTAAAAAGTGGCTGTGCGCAgattttgcaaataaaataaccGTAGGTAGTGAACGTAAAACAAGCAaagttaatgtatatttaaagtgAACTcagtgattaaaaataaatgtgacaGTGATATTTTACTAAACTACTTATATAGACAGAATAGACTTGAGCGTGCTGGCGTCGTGGCTTACAACGCGGTTTTAAACAGCGAAGTAACCGAGTGCACCGAGTTCGAACCTCAACATAAccgatattatagatttttataattttcttagtGTGATAGCTATTAAGATATGGCCTTTCTGTGCAAAGTCTATAATAACAAC includes:
- the LOC123655620 gene encoding DNA polymerase beta-like, producing the protein MSKRKNHSENDNLNRDFCDFLMELADYEKNVSRNIHKFNAYKKAASVLASHSKRIESGEEAKKLNGIGEKISKKIDEFLQTGKLRKLENIHQDENAQALSLLTRVSGIGPVKAAELLNAGIKTLDDLRNNKNKLNHHQLIGLKYFEDFEKKIPRSEVQKIETIIRTEITNLDTQYTITICGSYRRGKLESGDIDALITHPSLIINSEKNKGHNKLLKSIVTALNDLITDTISMGDTKFMGVCRLSNEHPFRRLDIRLIPNEQYYCAVLYFTGSDVFNKQMRTHALENGFTLNEYFLRPIGVTGVPGEAVQITSEEEIFDYINYPYKKPEERNM